One genomic window of Paenibacillus xylanilyticus includes the following:
- a CDS encoding GNAT family N-acetyltransferase: MNNPTINIQEYTAEYQSQVIRLILQIQQQEYQISITGEDQPDLLEIETFYQKGIGNFWIALANEEVVGTIALLDIGEEQAALRKMFVAKNYRGQELQVSRRLLQQAFQWAKEMAVHDIYLGTTQQFVAAHRFYEKNGFVSVTREALPDAFPVMKVDSKFYHHTTPFA, from the coding sequence ATGAATAACCCTACGATCAATATACAAGAGTACACTGCCGAGTATCAATCCCAGGTAATCCGTTTGATTTTGCAGATACAGCAGCAGGAATACCAGATTTCCATCACTGGAGAGGATCAGCCGGATTTGCTTGAGATTGAAACCTTTTATCAAAAAGGTATCGGGAACTTCTGGATCGCGCTTGCCAATGAAGAAGTGGTGGGTACGATTGCATTGCTCGATATTGGAGAGGAACAAGCTGCGCTCAGGAAGATGTTTGTAGCCAAAAATTACAGGGGACAAGAACTGCAAGTTTCGAGACGACTGCTGCAACAGGCATTTCAGTGGGCCAAGGAGATGGCTGTGCATGATATTTACCTTGGAACGACACAGCAGTTCGTGGCAGCACATCGATTTTACGAGAAAAATGGATTCGTTTCGGTTACACGTGAGGCACTGCCGGATGCTTTTCCGGTGATGAAAGTAGATAGCAAGTTTTATCACCATACCACGCCCTTTGCATGA